From Skermanella sp. TT6, a single genomic window includes:
- a CDS encoding SDR family oxidoreductase, producing MVTIKKKAVLITGAGKRIGRAMALDLASHGWGVAVHYFTSKDDADEVVAEITRAGGRAAAVQANLGSEADTVGLVPAAAERLGPLTALINNASVFERDEIGTADRESWDRHMEANLRAPLVLSQAFAKQLPAEERGCIVNILDQRVWNLTPHFLSYTLSKAGLWTLTRTLALALAPRIRVNGIGPGPTLKNDRQTEEHFAAQWENIPLQRPTSPEEICDGVRFILDAPAMTGQMIALDGGEHLGWAQPGRGFVAVE from the coding sequence ATGGTAACGATCAAGAAGAAAGCCGTGTTGATCACGGGGGCCGGCAAACGCATCGGCCGGGCCATGGCGCTGGACCTTGCCTCCCACGGCTGGGGGGTCGCCGTCCATTATTTCACCTCCAAGGACGACGCCGACGAGGTGGTGGCCGAGATCACCCGCGCCGGCGGCAGGGCCGCGGCCGTCCAGGCCAACCTCGGCAGCGAGGCCGACACGGTCGGGCTGGTCCCGGCGGCGGCCGAGCGGCTGGGACCGCTGACCGCGCTGATCAACAATGCCAGCGTGTTCGAGCGGGACGAGATCGGCACCGCCGACCGGGAGAGCTGGGACCGGCACATGGAAGCCAACCTGCGGGCCCCCCTGGTGCTCTCCCAGGCGTTCGCCAAGCAGCTCCCGGCGGAGGAGCGCGGCTGCATCGTCAATATCCTGGACCAGCGGGTCTGGAACCTGACGCCGCACTTCCTCTCCTACACCCTCAGCAAGGCCGGCCTGTGGACGCTGACCCGGACCCTGGCCCTGGCGCTGGCGCCGCGGATCAGGGTCAACGGCATCGGGCCGGGGCCGACCCTGAAGAACGACCGCCAGACGGAGGAGCATTTCGCAGCGCAATGGGAGAACATCCCGCTCCAGCGGCCGACCTCGCCGGAGGAGATCTGCGACGGGGTCCGCTTCATCCTGGACGCTCCCGCGATGACCGGGCAGATGATCGCGCTGGACGGCGGCGAGCATCTTGGCTGGGCACAGCCGGGACGCGGATTCGTGGCAGTCGAGTAG
- a CDS encoding response regulator, protein MQILIAEDNIINQKLVDLICRKAGYQTRIVPDGEAAVEAMKDGGIQLVLMDVMMPRMDGIQATRLIRAMPGDTGRIPIVAVTAHTDGDNREACQSAGMDAFVGKPVRPAELLTVMADLLTRGSA, encoded by the coding sequence ATGCAGATCCTGATCGCCGAGGACAATATCATCAATCAGAAGTTGGTGGACCTGATCTGCCGGAAAGCCGGCTACCAGACCCGGATCGTCCCAGACGGCGAGGCGGCGGTCGAGGCGATGAAGGACGGCGGCATCCAGCTGGTCCTGATGGACGTGATGATGCCCCGGATGGACGGCATCCAGGCGACGCGCCTGATACGGGCCATGCCCGGCGATACCGGCCGGATCCCCATCGTCGCGGTCACCGCCCATACCGACGGCGACAACCGGGAGGCCTGCCAGTCCGCCGGGATGGATGCCTTCGTCGGCAAGCCGGTGCGCCCGGCGGAACTGCTGACCGTCATGGCCGATCTGCTGACCCGGGGATCGGCCTGA
- a CDS encoding efflux RND transporter periplasmic adaptor subunit, translating into MKLIGRLFILVALLGLGGGAWWYFTVHQAADMPTAAQAPGGSGPGGGGGPPGGIPVEAEQVEVGDVSRTVTSVGTLFSDESVVIRPEVAGRITEIRFNEGERVRKGTVLLKLDDAIARATLEQAMASLNLSRTEADRADELYRQGSGSARARDQARAKLLADEASVSLAKAQLAKLDLTAPFDGVLGLRRVSVGDVVQSGKDIVNLEAIDTLKLDFRVPELYLPSVRVGQTLAVTVDAVPGRSFAGTVYAIDPLVDVNGRSINVRARVPNGDDALRPGLFARVTLTLTTRKDSILVPEQSLVAVGADQFVFKVTDGKVQRVKVRTGERRAAKVEILDGLLPGDVVVTAGHLKIRDGAPVTVVPPVGS; encoded by the coding sequence ATGAAGCTGATCGGTCGCCTGTTCATCCTTGTTGCCCTGCTGGGTCTCGGCGGCGGGGCTTGGTGGTACTTCACCGTCCACCAAGCCGCCGATATGCCGACGGCCGCGCAGGCGCCCGGCGGCAGCGGTCCCGGCGGCGGGGGCGGGCCGCCCGGCGGCATCCCGGTGGAGGCCGAGCAGGTCGAGGTCGGCGACGTGTCGCGCACCGTGACCTCTGTCGGGACGCTTTTCTCCGACGAATCGGTCGTGATCCGGCCGGAGGTCGCGGGGCGGATCACGGAGATCCGGTTCAACGAGGGGGAGCGGGTCCGCAAGGGCACCGTCCTGCTCAAGCTCGACGACGCCATCGCGCGGGCGACGCTGGAGCAGGCCATGGCCAGCCTCAATCTCAGCAGGACCGAGGCGGACCGCGCCGACGAGCTGTACCGCCAGGGCTCAGGCAGCGCCCGCGCCCGCGACCAGGCGCGCGCCAAGCTTCTGGCGGACGAGGCGTCGGTGTCGCTGGCGAAGGCCCAACTCGCCAAGCTGGACCTGACGGCGCCGTTCGACGGCGTGCTCGGCCTGCGCCGGGTCAGCGTCGGCGACGTGGTCCAGTCCGGCAAGGACATCGTCAACCTGGAAGCCATCGACACGCTGAAGCTGGATTTCCGCGTGCCCGAGCTTTACCTGCCCTCGGTCCGGGTCGGCCAGACCCTCGCGGTCACGGTCGACGCGGTGCCGGGACGCAGCTTCGCCGGCACCGTCTACGCGATCGACCCGCTGGTCGACGTCAACGGCCGCAGCATCAATGTCCGCGCCCGCGTTCCCAACGGCGACGACGCGCTGCGGCCCGGCCTGTTCGCCCGCGTCACCCTGACCCTGACGACCCGCAAGGATTCGATCCTCGTGCCGGAACAATCCCTGGTCGCAGTCGGGGCCGACCAGTTCGTCTTCAAGGTGACGGACGGAAAGGTCCAGCGGGTCAAGGTCCGCACCGGGGAACGCCGCGCCGCCAAGGTCGAGATCCTGGACGGGCTCCTGCCCGGCGACGTGGTGGTGACCGCCGGGCATCTGAAGATCCGAGACGGCGCGCCGGTCACCGTGGTCCCCCCGGTCGGGAGCTGA
- a CDS encoding CocE/NonD family hydrolase produces the protein MVAMIPARAARDRRTPPLPVRRPRTVSMTTRDGVRLDADIHEPDAAGPFPVLLMRQPYGRAIASTVVYAHPAWYAAHGYIVVIQDVRGCGTSEGDFRLFEHEAEDGADAVAWAAGLPGSTGAVGMYGFSYQGNAQLLALAGGSPALKALCPAMVGWDMHGDWAYEGGAFRLADNLGWGIQMAAEAARRRHDFIAHQALYAASRALPLDEELPTHPRVLRGYARYTHYDDWLGTPLPCAYWDAISPRTALEGRQVDVPMLHIGGWFDQMLTGTLAAFRDISARTEAPQRLIVGPWCHLPWGRRAGTVDFGPEAARSIDREQLAWFDRFLKGIADAEAPAVELFDLCAGCWRSFDAVPDPEPAALHISSTGLAAATTEDGVLAERPGIASADRIVHDPWRPVPTVGGHASGLGGMRDRADVDQRADVACYTSEPLSAPVLLAGTVVLELTVEADAPSFDVSAVLSEVEPDGRALNLTQGHARVEEGAPTRPLRIPMRALCATVPAGSRLRLSLAGACFPAFPVNPGTGAEPAETRLVDCRTITLAFHAAGTRLLVPLIRPA, from the coding sequence ATGGTCGCCATGATTCCGGCTCGGGCCGCCCGGGACCGCAGGACGCCGCCGCTGCCGGTACGGCGGCCCCGCACCGTGTCCATGACCACGCGCGACGGAGTCCGGCTCGACGCCGACATCCACGAGCCCGACGCCGCCGGCCCGTTCCCCGTGCTGCTGATGCGCCAACCCTACGGCAGGGCGATCGCCTCGACGGTCGTCTACGCGCATCCCGCCTGGTACGCGGCGCACGGCTACATCGTGGTGATCCAGGACGTCCGGGGCTGCGGCACGTCGGAGGGCGACTTCCGGCTTTTCGAGCACGAGGCGGAGGACGGCGCCGACGCGGTCGCCTGGGCAGCCGGTCTGCCGGGATCGACCGGGGCGGTCGGCATGTACGGCTTCTCCTACCAGGGCAATGCGCAGCTGCTGGCCCTGGCCGGCGGCTCCCCTGCGCTGAAGGCGCTGTGCCCGGCCATGGTCGGCTGGGACATGCACGGCGACTGGGCCTACGAGGGCGGCGCCTTCCGCCTGGCGGACAACCTGGGCTGGGGAATCCAGATGGCGGCCGAGGCGGCACGGCGCCGCCACGACTTCATCGCCCACCAGGCGCTCTATGCCGCCTCGCGCGCGCTGCCGCTGGACGAGGAACTGCCCACCCATCCGCGGGTGCTGCGTGGCTATGCCCGCTACACCCACTACGACGACTGGCTGGGCACCCCCCTGCCCTGCGCCTATTGGGACGCGATTTCGCCGCGCACCGCGCTGGAGGGCAGGCAGGTGGACGTGCCGATGCTCCATATCGGCGGCTGGTTCGACCAGATGCTGACCGGCACGCTGGCGGCCTTCCGGGACATCAGCGCCCGGACGGAAGCGCCGCAACGCCTCATCGTCGGCCCCTGGTGCCATCTGCCCTGGGGACGCCGGGCCGGCACGGTCGATTTCGGTCCGGAGGCGGCGCGCTCGATCGACCGCGAGCAGCTCGCCTGGTTCGACCGGTTCCTCAAGGGCATTGCGGACGCGGAAGCTCCGGCGGTCGAACTGTTCGATCTGTGCGCCGGGTGCTGGCGGAGCTTCGACGCCGTTCCGGACCCGGAGCCGGCCGCGCTCCATATCTCCAGCACGGGCTTGGCAGCCGCCACGACGGAGGACGGAGTCCTGGCCGAGCGCCCCGGCATCGCCTCGGCCGACCGGATCGTTCACGACCCCTGGCGGCCGGTCCCCACCGTCGGCGGCCACGCCTCCGGCCTCGGCGGCATGCGCGACCGGGCCGACGTGGACCAGCGGGCCGACGTCGCCTGCTATACCTCCGAACCGCTGTCGGCGCCGGTGCTGCTGGCCGGGACGGTCGTCCTTGAACTGACGGTGGAGGCCGACGCGCCCAGCTTCGACGTTTCCGCCGTGCTGTCCGAGGTGGAGCCCGACGGGCGCGCGCTGAACCTGACGCAGGGCCATGCCCGGGTCGAGGAAGGTGCTCCGACCCGGCCGCTGCGGATCCCCATGCGGGCGCTGTGCGCCACGGTGCCGGCCGGCAGCAGACTGCGCCTCAGCCTCGCCGGCGCCTGCTTCCCCGCGTTTCCGGTCAACCCGGGCACCGGGGCGGAGCCGGCCGAAACCCGGCTGGTCGACTGCCGGACGATCACGCTGGCCTTCCATGCCGCTGGAACCCGCCTGCTCGTTCCGCTAATCAGGCCGGCATGA
- a CDS encoding phosphodiesterase has product MTEPGTLAAGRIDTGAALAATVAHLNRLRPRPDLVVITGDLANGPRPAEYEALARLLAPLEPPWCAIPGNHDDRDALRALCAGQPWLPLPGPFFHYAIDHLPVRLIALDTLVPGETPGLLCDRRSDWLADRLAEAPGRPTLLLMHHPPHEVGIGFMDALRCFGTERLARLVEEHPAVERILCGHVHRPTLVRWHGTAVSTAPSAAFQFALALEPGSTPTVSDEPPALALHLWRAGQGLVSHLQAVGA; this is encoded by the coding sequence GTGACCGAACCAGGCACGCTCGCCGCGGGCCGGATCGACACCGGCGCCGCCCTGGCCGCCACCGTGGCGCACCTGAACCGCCTGCGTCCCCGCCCGGATCTGGTGGTGATCACCGGCGATCTCGCCAACGGCCCCCGGCCGGCCGAGTACGAGGCGCTGGCACGGCTGCTGGCCCCGTTGGAACCGCCCTGGTGCGCGATCCCCGGCAACCACGATGACCGGGACGCGCTCCGCGCGCTGTGCGCCGGCCAGCCCTGGCTGCCGCTCCCCGGACCGTTCTTCCATTACGCGATCGACCACCTGCCGGTGCGGCTGATCGCCCTGGACACGCTGGTGCCCGGCGAGACACCGGGATTGCTGTGCGACCGGCGGAGCGACTGGCTGGCCGACCGCCTCGCCGAGGCGCCGGGGCGGCCGACCCTCCTGCTGATGCACCACCCGCCCCACGAGGTCGGGATCGGCTTCATGGACGCGCTGCGCTGCTTCGGGACGGAACGGCTGGCCCGCCTCGTGGAGGAGCACCCGGCGGTCGAACGGATCCTGTGCGGCCATGTCCACCGTCCGACCCTGGTCCGATGGCACGGCACCGCCGTCAGCACCGCGCCGAGCGCCGCCTTCCAGTTCGCCCTCGCCCTGGAACCGGGTTCGACGCCGACCGTGTCGGACGAGCCGCCGGCCCTGGCCCTCCATCTGTGGCGGGCCGGACAGGGGCTGGTCAGCCATCTGCAGGCGGTCGGCGCGTGA
- a CDS encoding NAD(P)H-dependent oxidoreductase yields the protein MRINVIYAHPSDGSFNAAIHRTVVDTLARAGHEVRDFDLYARGFEPRLSAAEHGAHYAQGENEAPVQEYVDALRWAEALVFVFPTWWYGVPAILKGYLDRVWLPGVAFHLPADGGRIQPGLANIRKLAVVTTHGAPWWFMKLWMREPGKAVFMRGLKPLLARGCRTVHMAYPSMDKSTPDSRGRFLRKVEKTFSGF from the coding sequence ATGAGAATCAACGTCATCTATGCCCACCCTTCCGACGGCAGCTTCAACGCCGCGATCCACCGCACCGTGGTCGACACCCTGGCCAGGGCCGGCCACGAGGTCCGCGACTTCGACCTCTATGCCCGCGGGTTCGAGCCCCGGCTGAGCGCCGCCGAACATGGAGCCCACTACGCCCAAGGCGAGAACGAGGCGCCGGTCCAGGAATATGTCGACGCCCTGCGCTGGGCCGAGGCACTGGTCTTCGTCTTTCCGACCTGGTGGTACGGCGTGCCGGCGATCCTGAAGGGCTACCTGGACCGCGTCTGGCTTCCGGGCGTGGCCTTCCACCTGCCGGCGGACGGCGGGCGGATCCAGCCCGGCCTGGCCAATATCCGGAAGCTCGCGGTGGTGACCACCCACGGGGCGCCGTGGTGGTTCATGAAGCTCTGGATGCGCGAGCCGGGCAAGGCGGTCTTCATGCGCGGACTGAAGCCGCTGCTGGCGCGCGGCTGCCGGACCGTCCACATGGCCTACCCGTCGATGGACAAATCGACCCCGGACAGCCGGGGCCGGTTCCTGCGCAAGGTGGAGAAGACCTTCTCAGGCTTCTGA
- a CDS encoding cytosine deaminase — protein MPIPFQKSFAGASLGAKFWLKKATVPLSLVEDPPPEVAIRAGGDGLATVDLRIEHGKVAAVVPGGTAPCCGPGVTLENGLVWPCPVDLHTHLDKGHIWARQENPDGTFMGALGAVERDREAHWSARDVAARMEFGLKCSYAHGTAAVRTHLDSLGKQAEISWPVFAEARERWAGRITLQAVSLIMIETYLTDEAVRIADLVQRHGGVLGCVSYMIQDLDAALDRLFALAAERGLDVDFHVDETGDPGAESLHHIARAVLRTGFKGRVLCGHCCSLAAQEPERALATLDLAAEAGLCVVTLPMCNLYLQDRAPGRTPRWRGVTLLHEMRARGIPVAVASDNCRDPFYGYGDHDMVEVYREATRILHLDRPFGDWPRTTAPVPAHVMRLPDAGLIGAGRTADLIVFRARTYSELLSRPQSDRTVLRAGVPLEAKVPDYRELDELFA, from the coding sequence ATGCCGATCCCGTTCCAGAAGTCCTTCGCCGGCGCGTCCCTGGGCGCCAAGTTCTGGCTGAAGAAAGCCACCGTTCCCCTGTCCCTGGTCGAGGACCCGCCGCCCGAGGTGGCGATCCGCGCCGGCGGCGACGGCCTCGCGACGGTCGATCTGCGGATCGAGCACGGCAAGGTCGCGGCGGTCGTTCCCGGCGGCACGGCGCCCTGCTGCGGTCCCGGCGTCACCCTGGAGAACGGCCTCGTCTGGCCGTGCCCGGTCGATCTCCACACCCATTTGGACAAAGGGCACATTTGGGCGCGCCAGGAGAACCCGGACGGCACCTTCATGGGTGCGCTCGGCGCCGTCGAGCGGGACCGCGAGGCCCATTGGAGCGCCCGGGACGTGGCCGCCCGGATGGAGTTCGGGCTGAAATGCAGCTACGCCCACGGCACCGCCGCGGTCCGCACCCACCTGGACTCGCTAGGGAAGCAGGCCGAGATCTCCTGGCCGGTGTTCGCCGAGGCGCGCGAGCGCTGGGCCGGCCGCATCACCCTCCAGGCGGTCTCGCTGATCATGATCGAGACCTACCTGACCGACGAGGCGGTCCGGATCGCCGACCTGGTGCAGCGCCATGGCGGCGTGCTGGGCTGCGTCAGCTACATGATCCAAGACCTGGACGCGGCGCTCGACCGGCTGTTCGCGCTGGCGGCGGAGCGCGGGCTCGACGTGGATTTCCACGTGGACGAAACCGGCGACCCCGGGGCCGAGAGCCTGCACCATATCGCCCGGGCCGTGCTGCGCACCGGCTTCAAGGGCAGGGTGCTGTGCGGCCACTGCTGCAGTCTGGCCGCCCAGGAACCGGAGCGGGCGCTCGCCACCCTGGACCTGGCGGCCGAGGCGGGGCTCTGCGTGGTCACGCTGCCCATGTGCAACCTCTATCTCCAGGACCGGGCGCCGGGCCGGACCCCGCGCTGGCGCGGGGTCACCCTGCTGCACGAGATGCGGGCCCGCGGCATCCCGGTGGCGGTCGCCTCCGACAATTGCCGCGACCCGTTCTACGGCTACGGCGACCACGACATGGTGGAGGTCTACCGGGAGGCGACCCGCATCCTGCACCTGGACCGCCCGTTCGGCGACTGGCCCCGGACCACGGCGCCGGTTCCGGCCCATGTGATGCGGCTGCCCGATGCCGGCCTGATCGGGGCCGGCCGCACGGCCGACCTGATAGTCTTCCGGGCGCGCACCTACAGCGAGCTGCTGTCGCGGCCCCAGTCCGACCGCACCGTCCTGCGTGCCGGCGTTCCGCTGGAGGCGAAGGTGCCTGACTACCGGGAATTGGACGAGCTGTTCGCGTAA
- a CDS encoding efflux RND transporter permease subunit has translation MQISELSVRRPVLATVMSLTVLLIGIVAYQRLAVREYPKIDEPVVTVTTKYQGASAEIVESQVTQPLEESLSGIEGIDVMSSISRSETSQITVRFRITRDPDVAANDVRDRVGRVRGSLPDEIDEPVIAKVEADAQPIIYLAFSSDRNTPLEVTDYADRFVKDRLQNLPGVADVRIFGERKYAMRIWLDPTRMAAYKVTPQDVETALRRQNIEIPAGRVESAQREFTVVSETDMRTPAEFENVILRDESGYLVRLRDVGRAELGARDERVNARFNGRNAVAMGVVKQSTANPLEVSGAVQRTLPVIRAGLPEGMSVDIGYDSSVFIAESIDAVFHTILEAIVLVVLVIFFFLRSLRATLIPLVTIPVSLIGAFAIMYVFDFSINTLTLLAMVLAIGLVVDDAIVMLENIYRHVEEGMPPFRAAIQGSREIGFAVVAMTITLAAVYAPIGFQTGRTGRLFTEFALTLAGAVLVSGFVALTLSPMMCSKLLKHQTRHGFFYNAIEALLNGLTNGYRWLLRVSLKARPLILLVGIGVAAASYVLFGQIKSELAPTEDRGTIVGIIIAPEGSTIQYTDRYARAIEGFIKQVPVVEKFFMVVGFPVVNQGITFVRLTDWDDREIKQQEVVQQLAPKFFGVPGTLAFPANPPSLGQSPTEKPIQFVIQTSLPYSELQGMVDRMLAEARTNPGLVNVDTDLKLNKPELKISLDRDKAADLGLEIDTIGRTLETLLGGRQVTRFKQNGKQYDVVVQVADVDRTNPDDIARIYVRGKQGEMVSLANLLKVEERVSPKELNHFNKLRSATITATLGPNYTLGEGLAFLTAAAERSLPAAAQVDYAGQSREFRESSSSLYVTFVLALAFIYLVLAAQFESFVDPFVIMLTVPLSMTGALLALKLTGATMNVYSQIGLVTLVGLITKHGILIVEFANQLQRQGVEVRDAVVRSAVLRLRPILMTTGAMVLGAVPLALATGAGAESRQAIGAVIVGGMLLGTLLTLFVVPTVYTYIARKKPFEHSVPAGAQPHPAE, from the coding sequence ATGCAGATCTCCGAACTCAGCGTCCGCCGCCCGGTGCTCGCCACGGTCATGAGCCTGACCGTGCTGCTGATCGGCATCGTCGCCTACCAGCGGCTGGCGGTGCGCGAATATCCCAAGATCGACGAGCCGGTGGTCACCGTGACCACCAAGTACCAGGGCGCCAGCGCGGAGATCGTCGAGAGCCAGGTCACCCAGCCGCTGGAGGAGAGCCTGTCCGGCATCGAGGGCATCGACGTGATGTCCTCCATCAGCCGGTCGGAGACCAGCCAGATCACCGTCCGCTTCCGGATCACCCGGGACCCCGACGTGGCGGCCAACGACGTGCGCGACCGGGTCGGCCGGGTGCGCGGCTCGCTGCCGGACGAGATCGACGAGCCGGTGATCGCCAAGGTCGAGGCCGACGCCCAGCCGATCATCTACCTGGCCTTTTCCAGCGACCGGAACACCCCGCTGGAGGTGACCGACTATGCCGACCGGTTCGTCAAGGACCGGCTTCAGAACCTGCCCGGCGTCGCCGACGTCCGGATCTTCGGCGAGCGCAAGTACGCCATGCGGATCTGGCTCGACCCGACGCGCATGGCCGCCTACAAGGTCACCCCCCAGGACGTCGAGACGGCGCTGCGCCGGCAGAACATCGAGATCCCGGCCGGTCGGGTGGAGAGCGCCCAGCGCGAGTTCACCGTCGTGTCCGAGACCGACATGCGGACGCCGGCAGAGTTCGAGAACGTTATCCTGCGGGACGAGTCGGGCTATCTGGTCCGGCTGCGCGACGTCGGCCGGGCGGAGCTGGGCGCCCGGGACGAGCGGGTCAACGCCCGGTTCAACGGGCGCAACGCCGTGGCCATGGGCGTCGTCAAGCAGTCCACCGCGAACCCGCTCGAGGTCTCCGGGGCGGTGCAGCGGACGCTGCCGGTGATCCGCGCCGGCCTGCCGGAAGGTATGAGCGTCGATATCGGCTACGACAGCTCCGTCTTCATCGCGGAATCGATCGACGCCGTGTTCCACACGATCCTGGAGGCGATCGTGCTGGTCGTCCTGGTGATCTTCTTCTTCCTGCGCTCGCTGCGCGCGACCCTGATCCCGCTGGTCACGATCCCGGTGTCCCTGATCGGCGCCTTCGCGATCATGTACGTGTTCGACTTCAGCATCAACACGCTGACCCTGCTGGCCATGGTGCTGGCGATCGGGCTGGTGGTGGACGACGCGATCGTCATGCTGGAGAACATCTACCGCCACGTGGAAGAAGGGATGCCCCCGTTCCGCGCGGCGATCCAGGGCTCCCGCGAGATCGGGTTCGCCGTCGTCGCGATGACCATCACGCTGGCGGCGGTGTACGCTCCGATCGGCTTTCAGACCGGGCGTACGGGACGGCTCTTCACCGAGTTCGCGCTGACCCTGGCGGGCGCCGTGCTGGTCTCGGGCTTCGTGGCGCTGACCCTGTCGCCGATGATGTGCTCCAAGCTGCTGAAGCACCAGACGCGCCACGGCTTCTTCTACAACGCGATCGAGGCGCTGCTGAACGGCCTGACCAACGGCTACCGCTGGCTGCTCCGCGTCTCGCTGAAGGCCCGGCCGCTGATCCTGCTGGTCGGGATCGGCGTCGCCGCGGCCAGCTACGTCCTGTTCGGGCAGATCAAGTCGGAGCTGGCCCCGACCGAGGACCGCGGCACCATCGTCGGGATCATCATCGCCCCGGAAGGATCGACCATCCAGTACACCGACCGCTATGCCCGGGCGATCGAAGGCTTCATCAAGCAGGTCCCGGTGGTCGAGAAGTTCTTCATGGTCGTGGGCTTCCCGGTGGTCAACCAGGGCATCACCTTCGTCCGGCTGACCGACTGGGACGACCGCGAGATCAAGCAGCAGGAGGTCGTCCAGCAGCTCGCGCCGAAATTCTTCGGCGTTCCCGGCACCCTGGCGTTCCCGGCCAACCCGCCCTCGCTGGGCCAGAGCCCGACCGAGAAGCCGATCCAGTTCGTCATCCAGACCTCGCTTCCCTATTCCGAGCTCCAGGGCATGGTCGACAGGATGCTGGCGGAGGCGCGGACCAACCCGGGTCTGGTCAACGTCGACACCGACCTGAAGCTGAACAAGCCGGAACTCAAGATCTCGCTCGACCGCGACAAGGCGGCCGACCTGGGGCTGGAGATCGATACCATCGGCCGCACGCTGGAAACCCTGCTGGGCGGCCGGCAGGTCACCCGGTTCAAGCAGAACGGCAAGCAGTACGACGTGGTGGTCCAGGTCGCCGACGTGGACCGGACCAACCCGGACGACATCGCCCGGATCTATGTGCGCGGCAAGCAGGGCGAGATGGTCAGCCTCGCCAACCTGCTCAAGGTCGAGGAACGGGTCTCGCCGAAGGAGCTGAACCATTTCAACAAGCTGCGCTCGGCCACGATCACCGCGACCCTGGGGCCGAACTATACCCTGGGGGAGGGGCTGGCCTTCCTGACCGCGGCCGCCGAACGGTCGCTGCCGGCGGCGGCCCAGGTCGACTATGCCGGGCAGAGCCGGGAGTTCCGCGAGTCGAGCAGCAGCCTCTACGTCACCTTCGTGCTGGCGCTGGCCTTCATATACCTCGTGCTGGCGGCCCAGTTCGAGAGCTTCGTCGATCCCTTCGTGATCATGCTGACGGTGCCGCTGTCCATGACCGGCGCCTTGCTGGCGCTGAAGCTGACCGGGGCCACCATGAACGTCTACAGCCAGATCGGGCTGGTGACCCTGGTCGGCCTGATCACCAAGCACGGCATCCTGATCGTCGAGTTCGCCAACCAGCTCCAGCGCCAGGGGGTGGAGGTGCGCGACGCCGTCGTCCGCTCCGCTGTGCTGCGCCTGCGGCCGATCCTGATGACGACGGGCGCCATGGTGCTTGGCGCGGTTCCGCTGGCCCTGGCGACCGGCGCCGGGGCGGAAAGCCGGCAGGCGATCGGCGCGGTGATCGTCGGCGGCATGCTGCTGGGAACCCTGCTGACGCTGTTCGTCGTGCCGACGGTCTATACCTACATCGCGCGCAAGAAGCCGTTCGAGCATTCGGTGCCGGCCGGCGCCCAGCCGCATCCGGCGGAGTAG
- a CDS encoding creatininase family protein: MPVPHSRFWQDLTTKEFAALDAERTIAVLPVGAVEQHGPHLSVWVDSAINAGIVARAVPLIPDQLSVLVLPMLPIGKSDEHEAYPGTLSLSAETLIRIWTEVGESVHRAGIRKLVLYNSHGGQPQVMDIVARDLRVRLKMFVVTCSWFSPGLPEGLFPPSEIVHGIHGGGIETSMMLHLRPDMVRPAERRKFDSLSIEMEQEFKYLTPEGKVGFGWQTQDLNLFGACGDATDADADRGAKLVDHAARCLVELLGEVDRFPLDALRDRV; the protein is encoded by the coding sequence ATGCCGGTGCCGCACAGCCGATTCTGGCAGGATTTGACAACCAAGGAGTTCGCGGCGCTGGATGCCGAACGCACCATCGCCGTGCTGCCGGTCGGCGCGGTGGAGCAGCACGGGCCGCACTTGTCGGTCTGGGTGGACAGCGCGATCAATGCCGGGATCGTGGCGCGGGCGGTGCCGCTGATACCGGACCAACTGTCGGTGCTGGTCCTGCCGATGCTCCCCATCGGCAAGTCGGACGAGCACGAGGCCTACCCCGGGACCCTGTCGCTGTCGGCCGAGACCCTGATCCGAATCTGGACCGAGGTGGGCGAGAGCGTCCACCGCGCGGGCATCCGCAAGCTGGTCCTGTACAACAGCCACGGCGGCCAGCCCCAGGTCATGGACATCGTGGCGCGCGACCTGCGCGTCCGCCTGAAGATGTTCGTGGTGACCTGCAGCTGGTTCAGCCCGGGGCTGCCGGAGGGGCTTTTCCCGCCGTCCGAAATCGTCCACGGCATCCATGGCGGCGGCATCGAGACCTCGATGATGCTCCACCTGCGCCCCGACATGGTGCGCCCGGCGGAGCGCCGGAAATTCGACTCCCTCAGCATCGAGATGGAGCAGGAGTTCAAGTACCTGACCCCGGAAGGCAAGGTCGGCTTCGGCTGGCAGACCCAGGACCTGAACCTGTTCGGCGCCTGCGGCGACGCGACGGACGCCGACGCGGATCGGGGCGCCAAGCTGGTCGACCACGCCGCCCGCTGCCTTGTCGAGCTGCTGGGGGAGGTGGACCGTTTCCCGCTCGACGCGTTGCGCGACCGGGTGTGA